GCACCAAAGCAATTTCACGATCTACCAGGTCACCGTCGGGCCTGGGGCACTCCCCAAAAGGCCAGAGGAACGGCTCATTCTCAACCTGCCACAGTGTTATGGCGGGGTGATCTTTGTAATGCTCTATTACCTCCGTTATATATTCAAAAAGTTCTTCTTCTTTTTCTTCCTGTGGCGCCTCCTTTATCCAGCCGGGAAGATGGCATTCGGGCCAGCGGGGAAGCTTAATGCCTACTGCCACTATCGCCTCGCCACCTCTTTTGTGAAGTTCGTCCAGTTGCCAGTCCCACTCTTCAAAATCAAATGTATCGCGCTCTGCTTCAACCTCGTCCCAATACACAGGGATGCGTACATGTTTTACGTCCAAGTCATCCAGTAATTTTATATACGTATCGCGCCAATCAAGTCCAAGTTCGCGCGCCTGACGCTGAGAAAAGTTAATCCCCCAGGTTATATCTTCCAAAGGGGTAACTTCGGGTTCAGGTCCTACATACAAAAAACCAAAAAGAGCTACGAAAAGAGCATATACGATAAGTGAAATTAAGAAAAAATATTTTAGAATTTTATGCTTCATGGGAATAAATGGTCAAATGGTTAAATTGTTAAATAGTTCCTAGGCCCTTCGGGCCGGAATCCCGGTCCCGCTTTAGCGGGGCCCAGGGATTTGCGTTTGCGTTCCTCTCTGCCTGACTGCAAACTTTCGTTCAGGCAGGCGAAAACCTTTGATCTCGCTTCACGGGATTTTTAGCCATATAACCATGTAGCCATTTAACCATTTGCGAGGACGTAGTCCGAGCCATTATGTCATCAACAAATATATCCCCGCGCCTATAAATATTATACCCAACAACCTGATACTCAGCGATCTTTTTGTAAACGTTTCTTCAAGCAGTTCAGGTTTTGTTAAATAAAGAAAAACCGCGATTATTAAAATCCCCAAATGCTGAACTCCCGCAAGCGCGCTGATGAAAGCGAGTTGTCCAAATGCCGCAATTGATATTGCATAATTCTGAGCCACATTACCCAGTGTACCTATTGCCTTGCCTCCCAAAAGAGGAAGCCAAAGCGTCTTTTTTGTTATTGGCGATTCTTTAAAAAGTATTTCCTTTGTTCCCGGCATAAAGAAAAAAATAAACGCCATGATCACTCCTCCGACTGTTGTCCATATATAACCGTTGAGAAATTCTTCAAGCTCATAAACCATTTTTGTCAACACAAAGCCAAGTCCGAAAAACATGCCTGCCAAAAGCGCGTATAAAACATGTTTTTTTGTAAAATGAAGTTCGTGGGATTTAAGGCGTATAGACAGAAATATAATTCCCAATATCAAAAAAAATAAAGCTAAAAATCCCCGGGTACTTGGCTCAACACGCTCCCCCGCAAAAATAAACCCGAAAAAAAGAGTAAACACAGGAGCAAAAGCCCCCACCATAGGCACTTGAGTGGAAACATTGCCCTCATAAATACCTCTGAACAAATAATATAGAGCTACAATTACCGCTGAGCCCGCAAAAACCGCCAGAACAATTGTTGATACGGGTGGAACTCTGAAATTCGCAAAAGGAATAAGAAACACAGCAAATATGCCGCTTGCTCCAATATAAAAAGCGTAAGAGCGCGGATGCTGAAGAGGCCCTTTCAAGATATAGCGGTCAAATATATTACCGACCGCGAATAATAGATATGAGATAATTGTTACGTAAAACCACAACATAATTTTTCTTCGAAAAATTAAATGGTTATATGGTTGCGCTCACTTCGTTCGCTAATGGTTAAACGGTTAGCTTTAAATAATCAGCCATTTAGCCATTTAATGCATTTTGGTTGCATGTCTTTTTATACACATAAAAACTGGGGCGGGGCTTTCTTTCAAGCGTTTCAAAATCAACCTCAACAAG
The genomic region above belongs to Candidatus Spechtbacterales bacterium and contains:
- a CDS encoding cellulase family glycosylhydrolase, which produces MKHKILKYFFLISLIVYALFVALFGFLYVGPEPEVTPLEDITWGINFSQRQARELGLDWRDTYIKLLDDLDVKHVRIPVYWDEVEAERDTFDFEEWDWQLDELHKRGGEAIVAVGIKLPRWPECHLPGWIKEAPQEEKEEELFEYITEVIEHYKDHPAITLWQVENEPFLWPFGECPRPDGDLVDREIALVRELDPSRKIVITDSGEWSTWIPSGKRADILGSTLYRIIHDDRFGFIEYKFFTPTFHARKALFLHFWRPEVPVIVVEMQAEPWVTTIPLSTSNIDEQYISMSPEQFRKNVDFAQRTGFDTFYLWGAEWWVWLLEHGETEIWEYVKTLFSTSTK